In a genomic window of Lycium ferocissimum isolate CSIRO_LF1 unplaced genomic scaffold, AGI_CSIRO_Lferr_CH_V1 ctg11670, whole genome shotgun sequence:
- the LOC132041781 gene encoding uncharacterized protein LOC132041781, with product MEKKMKELLERSNRTARKSTGLRYDDLCMHPDLDLLEGFKIPKFEMFNGTGNLKAHLRSYCDQLVDIKKNEPLIMRLFSRSLTSEAAESFMKRFRVNVKTVSNRYYLEKVKQKSTENYREFASRWRTEAARVQPPICEGELISVFIKSQEPHFYDRMLSMAGKPLAEVVKMGEVIEDGLKSSKIVSIFNKASGQAAVGVFRKRKENVASISHIPSTNPKRREEPQSSHQAPLPTNYPTSPYSLTPIFYA from the coding sequence atggaaaagaaaatgaaagagctATTGGAAAGGTCCAACAGGACCGCCAGAAAGTCCACAGGCTTAAGATACGATGATTTGTGCATGCATCCAGATTTGGACTTATTGGAAGGATTCAAGATCCCAAAGTTTGAAATGTTCAATGGGACAGGGAATCTCAAAGCACATCTTCGGTCCTACTGTGACCAGTTGGTCGATATTAAAAAGAACGAACCTCTGATCATGCGACTATTCAGCCGAAGTTTAACTAGCGAGGCCGCTGAAAGCTTCATGAAGAGATTTCGAGTCAACGTCAAAACAGTGTCTAACCGATACTACCTTGAAAAGGTCAAACAAAAGTCAACTGAGAACTACAGAGAGTTCGCCAGCAGATGGAGGACCGAAGCAGCCCGTGTACAACCACCAATATGTGAGGGAGAATTGATCTCCGTATTCATCAAATCACAGGAACCACACTTCTATGATAGAATGTTGTCCATGGCCGGAAAGCCCTTAGCTGAAGTAGTCAAAATGGGAGAGGTtatagaagatggtctcaagTCTAGCAAGATCGTCAGCATCTTCAACAAGGCATCTGGACAAGCCGCTGTGGGAGTCTTCCGTAAAAGGAAGGAGAACGTGGCGAGCATATCCCACATACCAAGCACAAACCCTAAAAGGCGGGAAGAACCACAATCTTCTCACCAAGCTCCACTCCCTACCAATTACCCGACTTCACCTTACAGCCTTACACCCATATTCTATGCTTAA